One window of Triticum dicoccoides isolate Atlit2015 ecotype Zavitan chromosome 5A, WEW_v2.0, whole genome shotgun sequence genomic DNA carries:
- the LOC119303162 gene encoding transmembrane protein 256 homolog, whose translation MVMPTDPMLWHKVAAVSGVAALGLGTYGAHMFRPQNPRYKEIWQTASLYHLVHTAALLGAPMTKRPNIFGGLLTTGIVLFSGTCYTVAYLEDRKFSSPAPIGGFAFIAAWASLLF comes from the exons atggTGATGCCCACGGACCCGATGCTATGGCACAAGGTGGCCGCCGTCTCCG GGGTCGCTGCTCTTGGACTGGGCACCTATGGAGCGCACATGTTCCGCCCCCAGAACCCTAGATACAAAGAG ATTTGGCAGACCGCGTCCCTGTACCATCTCGTCCACACCGCGGCGCTGCTCGGGGCTCCCATGACCAAGCGCCCCAACATC TTCGGAGGCCTTCTGACAACTGGAATTGTGCTCTTCTCTGGAAC GTGCTACACTGTGGCTTACCTTGAAGACAGGAAGTTCTCTTCACCAGCACCGATCGGTGGCTTTGCATTCATTGCTGCTTGGGCCAGCCTGCtcttctga
- the LOC119303161 gene encoding glucan endo-1,3-beta-glucosidase 1-like: protein MHTYLPPSAARVKNCYLKKQAAARLILLLYFILHFTTVLAQQEDRNWEKQWCIVDEQTPDDILQIALSWACGPGGADCTMIEPNKSCYLSNTVRDHASYAFNSYWQKYKKHGGSCYFNAAAMVTDLNPSRNSCNFEVVS from the exons ATGCATACATACTTACCACCAAGTGCAGCCAGAGTGAAGAACTGCTATCTGAAGAAGCAAGCAGCAGCAAGGCTGATACTGCTACTTTATTTTATCCTTCACTTCACCACAGTTTTGGCTCAGCAAG AGGATCGCAACTGGGAGAAGCAGTGGTGCATAGTGGATGAGCAAACACCAGATGATATCCTACAGATTGCTCTTAGCTGGGCATGTGGTCCTGGAGGTGCAGATTGTACGATGATTGAGCCTAATAAATCATGTTACCTTTCCAATACAGTCAGGGACCATGCATCTTATGCCTTCAACAGCTACTGGCAAAAATACAAGAAACATGGTGGTTCTTGCTACTTCAATGCAGCTGCAATGGTCACCGACCTAAACCCAA GTCGTAACTCATGTAACTTTGAAGTAGTGTCTTGA
- the LOC119303158 gene encoding protein TORNADO 1-like, with the protein MGDGIIMVPSPSNQEYIRDVAEIDLQEYKDIENIAFYQVAANSGSGLSMESERSLRIHICTDQDGVNFLLEFLHHLVDSKESYRGVTNLLFHGIEWQPEAIQLLCSYLGPGSNVKQVEFQKNVFSTKSAVALVPLSEMLQRNNTLKAVVFNDCRIGAAGATLLASALAKNRSVEEFQVWEDSMGSKGAEELSKMIEVNYMLKLLIILDNNSIPAAPLISAVLARNRRVEVHIWGRSRDTRGGMNNCKIVEFLPETGNMRIYSNINSTGLQRVACALAWNTTVTTLDMTGVPLKSRWTKELREVLDRNRSLKVVKLTKCCLRDKAVVYIAAGLFKNKYLESLTLDGNRFGGVGLEHLLCPLSTFSPLQTQANSTLKVLSFGGERTNIGRYGVAAILQMLETNQSLIQLAICDDASLRSSDVVNIFTTLQRNATLRILSFRGCKGVEGEAVLQTIMNTLQVNPWIEEIDLHETPLHVAGKTGQIYEKLGQNGSLVLPNDLLDLPLSAPTCCRVVLCGQELAGKSTLCSSMNQCMNSMNLPHMDVRKTQKTPVEQMPFTDENKMNSIFDGNTKLTMCNLGGNEGSFALHDFMFVVLGGPSFFMIVSSLVGKPATKYPKSIDEIEWELIYWLRFLISNYRRRVSRSHSFRPCVTIVLTHYDKVSHLPEGLQPIATVVQRLREDFHSHAEIYPTVFAVDSRSLVSVSKLTHHLRQTTKTIIQQVPQVYEVCNDLIKILHDWRLKNSRAVIRWAEFCEICQLNIPSLRLRSRRDNVEKVDTRRRAVAKSLHTLGEIVFFEELGLLVMNCEWFCRDVLSQLATLKSIKIESSGGFVHKEELEKVLQEKLRNQIPRTNWRTGASLQASDIINILLELELCYEQDPGNPHTLLLLPAILEENKGGDEKWQLTMPECRFVGRRLECEDVHMLLTSDFFPRLQVRLHNKIMCLGQQEAVYNLEKNLIYTVINGVHVKMELGMKFGSSIDVLACSNRNITDMVRLLHKFVIPAILNLSPNMTFKESILRPDCVKYLIPRRFRATQQLPLKKLKQILLSLPAESIYDYQHTWSAVESNKRLILRSGSDHARDLLSDDDFHEVLHRRYYDLQFLATELAVTPDNLQQPETIPEADVVDPSILGIARGVEMVLQRLKIIEQGIRDLKEEIASLRYYEYHLVTELHRKMDYVMNYSIQLEDRKVPQMFYLVSLDNRSRKLVTRILPGMQSLRVHMLCEFRREMHVVEDQIGCDLIQVDNQAVQSLLPYMSKFMKLLTFALKIGAHFIVGMGEMIPDLSREVVHLLDSSAMYGVSASSVGALGAAVMYGRARNSGTNDMGEDMKAARQWLVDFLRGQGVLTGMDIAQRFGLWRVRYRDDGHIGWVCRKHIAARGDEVFELPL; encoded by the exons ATGGGTGATGGGATCATCATGGTACCATCACCATCTAACCAGGAGTATATCAGAGATGTTGCAGAAATTGATTTACAGGAGTACAAGGACATTGAGAACATCGCGTTCTACCAGGTTGCAGCAAACTCGGGATCGGGCTTGTCTATGGAAAGTGAGAGATCACTAAGGATCCATATTTGTACAGACCAGGATGGTGTCAACTTTCTGCTTGAGTTTCTGCATCATCTTGTGGATTCGAAAGAGAGCTACAGAGGCGTGACTAATCTCCTTTTTCATGGTATTGAATGGCAGCCTGAAGCAATCCAACTTCTCTGTTCATACTTAGGCCCTGGCTCGAATGTGAAGCAGGTGGAGTTCCAAAAAAATGTGTTTAGCACAAAATCAGCTGTTGCTTTAGTCCCACTCTCGGAAATGCTCCAAAGGAACAACACCTTGAAAGCAGTTGTTTTCAATGATTGTAGAATTGGAGCTGCTGGAGCGACACTGCTTGCGTCAGCTTTGGCAAAGAACAGAAGTGTGGAAGAGTTTCAAGTATGGGAAGACTCCATGGGCTCCAAGGGAGCAGAAGAACTCTCCAAGATGATTGAGGtgaactatatgttgaagctgctgATTATACTTGACAACAACTCCATTCCAGCGGCTCCGCTTATCTCTGCTGTGCTGGCACGCAACCGCAGAGTGGAGGTGCATATATGGGGACGCAGTCGTGATACAAGAGGTGGCATGAACAACTGTAAAATTGTTGAGTTCCTGCCAGAAACTGGAAACATGAGGATTTACAGCAATATCAATTCTACAGGCTTACAACGGGTTGCTTGTGCTTTGGCATGGAACACCACGGTGACAACATTGGACATGACGGGTGTCCCTCTGAAGTCCAGATGGACCAAAGAACTTAGAGAGGTCCTCGACCGGAATAGGAGCCTAAAAGTTGTCAAACTTACCAAGTGTTGCCTCAGGGACAAAGCAGTGGTGTATATAGCTGCAGGACTGTTCAAGAACAAGTATTTAGAGAGCTTGACTTTGGATGGGAATCGCTTTGGTGGAGTTGGATTGGAGCATTTGTTATGCCCTCTTAGCACATTCTCGCCACTTCAGACACAAGCCAattccactttgaaggttttgagtTTTGGGGGAGAGAGAAcaaatataggtagatatggtgtggCTGCAATCTTGCAGATGTTGGAGACAAACCAGAGCCTTATTCAGCTGGCAATATGTGATGATGCAAGCCTGAGATCAAGTGATGTTGTCAATATCTTTACAACCTTACAAAGGAATGCCACTCTTCGAATTTTATCATTCAGAGGGTGCAAGGGAGTTGAGGGGGAAGCAGTTTTACAGACCATTATGAATACTTTGCAGGTCAATCCATGGATTGAAGAAATTGATCTTCATGAAACACCTTTGCATGTTGCAGGCAAGACAGGCCAAATATATGAGAAACTTGGTCAGAACGGGAGTTTGGTTCTGCCAAATGATTTGCTTGATTTGCCACTAAGTGCTCCTACATGCTGCCGAGTTGTTCTGTGTGGCCAAGAATTAGCAG GTAAAAGCACGCTATGTAGCTCCATGAATCAGTGCATGAACTCAATGAATTTGCCTCACATGGATGTAAGAAAAACTCAGAAGACTCCAGTTGAGCAAATGCCATTTACCGATGAGAATAAGATGAACTCAATCTTTGATGGCAACACAAAGTTGACAATGTGTAATCTTGGTGGAAATGAAGGAAGTTTTGCGTTGCATGATTTCATGTTCGTGGTGCTTGGTGGTCCAAGCTTTTTCATGATTGTGTCTAGTTTGGTTGGAAAGCCTGCTACTAAATATCCAAAAAGCATAGATGAGATTGAATGGGAACTCATATACTGGCTGAGGTTCTTGATTTCAAATTATAGGCGGAGAGTATCACGGTCACACTCGTTCCGACCCTGTGTAACTATAGTTCTCACCCATTATGACAAGGTATCTCATCTACCAGAAGGGCTACAGCCAATTGCTACCGTTGTACAAAGGCTCAGAGAAGATTTCCATTCACATGCAGAAATTTACCCCACTGTTTTTGCTGTGGACTCGAGATCATTGGTTTCAGTAAGCAAACTCACTCATCACCTGCGACAGACAACAAAGACAATAATCCAACAAGTTCCTCAAGTTTATGAAGTATGTAATGATTTGATCAAGATTTTGCATGACTGGAGGTTGAAGAATAGCAGAGCAGTGATCAGGTGGGCTGAGTTCTGCGAGATATGCCAGCTCAACATTCCATCGCTAAGATTGAGATCGAGGCGTGATAATGTGGAGAAAGTGGACACACGGAGACGTGCTGTTGCGAAATCACTGCATACCTTGGGTGAAATAGTATTTTTTGAGGAACTTGGACTTCTGGTGATGAATTGTGAATGGTTCTGCCGAGATGTCCTCAGCCAACTAGCTACATTGAAGTCAATCAAGATAGAGAGCAGTGGTGGTTTTGTCCATAAAGAGGAGTTGGAGAAGGTTCTGCAAGAGAAGCTGCGCAACCAAATTCCAAGAACAAACTGGAGAACTGGTGCATCCTTACAGGCCAGTGACATCATAAATATATTGCTGGAACTCGAATTATGCTATGAACAGGACCCTGGGAACCCACATACATTACTCTTACTACCAGCCATTCTTGAGGAAAACAAAGGAGGGGATGAGAAATGGCAGTTAACTATGCCGGAATGCAGATTTGTTGGAAGGCGTCTCGAATGTGAAGATGTACACATGCTCCTAACAAGTGACTTCTTTCCAAGACTGCAG GTTCGTCTGCATAACAAAATCATGTGTCTTGGGCAGCAGGAAGCAGTTTATAACCTGGAGAAAAACCTTATTTATACAGTGATTAATGGTGTCCATGTAAAGATGGAGCTGGGAATGAAGTTTGGCTCATCTATAGATGTGCTTGCATGCTCCAATAGAAATATTACGGACATGGTGAGGCTACTCCACAAGTTTGTAATCCCAGCGATACTGAACTTGTCTCCCAATATGACGTTCAAGGAAAGCATTCTCAGGCCTGACTGTGTGAAATATCTCATACCAAGAAGGTTCCGTGCAACTCAACAGCTCCCTCTGAAAAAATTAAAGCAAATTCTACTGTCACTGCCGGCAGAAAGCATATATGATTATCAGCATACCTGGAGTGCAGTTGAAAGCAATAAAAGGCTCATCTTAAGATCAGGATCTGACCATGCCAGAGATCTGCTATCAGATGATGACTTCCATGAAGTTCTGCACCGTAGGTATTATGATTTACAGTTTCTTGCGACTGAACTCGCTGTCACCCCTGACAATCTGCAGCAGCCTGAAACTATCCCTGAAGCAGACGTGGTTGATCCCTCCATCCTGGGCATCGCGAGAGGAGTCGAGATGGTTCTCCAAAGACTGAAGATAATAGAGCAAGGAATAAGGGACCTGAAGGAAGAGATTGCAAGCTTGAGGTACTACGAGTATCACCTTGTGACAGAGCTCCACAGGAAAATGGACTACGTGATGAACTACAGCATTCAACTGGAAGACAGAAAAGTGCCTCAGATGTTCTATCTTGTCAGCCTAGACAACCGCTCCAGGAAGCTGGTCACAAGGATCCTGCCCGGCATGCAATCCCTACGGGTGCACATGCTGTGCGAGTTCCGAAGAGAGATGCATGTGGTGGAGGATCAGATCGGATGTGATCTGATCCAGGTGGACAACCAAGCGGTGCAGTCCCTGCTGCCCTACATGAGCAAGTTCATGAAGCTCTTAACATTCGCCTTGAAGATCGGAGCGCATTTCATCGTTGGGATGGGGGAGATGATCCCTGACCTCAGCAGGGAGGTGGTGCACCTGCTTGACTCCTCGGCAATGTACGGCGTGTCCGCCTCGTCGGTGGGGGCTCTAGGCGCGGCAGTGATGTACGGAAGAGCGAGGAACAGTGGCACCAACGACATGGGGGAGGACATGAAAGCGGCCAGGCAGTGGCTTGTGGATTTCCTGAGAGGGCAAGGAGTTCTGACAGGGATGGACATAGCGCAGAGGTTTGGCCTGTGGCGCGTTCGGTACAGAGACGACGGCCACATTGGGTGGGTCTGCAGGAAGCACATCGCCGCGAGAGGCGACGAGGTCTTCGAGCTGCCGCTCTGA